The nucleotide sequence ATTTATTACTATATGACAAGTGTTTCATCTATCGAACACCAAACTTACAAGGATATTAGCATAGCTACGTAACTGATCTTCATTAGACATAGCCTTATCATGCAGGACTTGTTCTCttttttctcttatgttgtaAAACTAAATGCCCAAAATTAAAAGAAAGCCGAAAATGTTGAGACAACGTTAATATTTAAAGGTTTTATAATAGAAAGAAAATAAGTTTTACTATATAACATACATACGTATATAAGTGTTCACCCCCAAAACGGAACTTTACCCAATAACAAGGGACAATTAGCTAAAAGAGTTAAAATGTTCTGAAGAATACTTTAGTGAAGCTTTTATATGGTTTAATTGATTACCAATTAACTGACGTTTAATATTGATCGATGAATATTTCCATATATGATACGTAATGATTATGTCACTGTTTTCATTAGAAAtgttagggctgggcaaataaaccgaacccgaaaactcgaaccgaatccgatccgataaaaatgaatccgaaccgatccgaacccgacgtaaataccgaatggatcttgttttgtggtatttcgggttatgggtattatccgaaccgaacccgaatctaaatggatatccgatagaacccgaaacattcaaaacctcgaaaagatcttgtaccaaacatgatctcaattcctaatatgtatccaaaatacactaagaaatattgaacatctaaaatacttatctactacatgaaggttggtggttctattacatgaaggttgatggttgaagatggccgttgaatcttgaagtatttagattttgattttgttttcattaaacaatgtttttcatttcatgagaacttggttttcattttatgcttttatttatttggttttctttttatcagtaaatatgtttacttttcgtttgattttgaatgatcacggttgatgttctttatttttgaatcgatttttacttaagttttggttacaaaataggtacaaatcaggtattttaaaactgaaaaacaaaGTTTACTCATGTTTCGgttataaaataggtaaaaaatcaggtacttttaaaccgaaaaaccgattgggacccgaacccgaaagtatattgggttgtaccggttctttgaagatttactaaccccgacccgaacccgatagaacccgaaccggtcccgaaccgaactttcatataatccgaatggggctgattttgataaacccgaaaaaccgaaacccgattggataaaaccgaaacccgtttgggaccccgaatgcccaggcctaagaAATGTGTAGATTTCGTTAATTTCTTACTAGATTGAAGATAAATCACTACCAAATAAAGGCAAGACATCAGGCGATGACTGTAGCTATCAACAATTATTTTctacaaattaataatttaaatacgGTTCTACTTTCTAGTGGTGTTCAGTGTTCACTTAATAAAGCTAAAATCTTTCGTAAAATCAAGGAAGAATGAGCAATAATATCAGAGAATCAAAAGTAGCTCTATGAAACGCTTACTTttaattgaagttattgatataGAATagcaaaaagagaagaaaaacacagagcaaataaataagaaaatgaagaagaaaaaagggcaattgtcaataatagcacattttgaagtttatgtctcaaaaatagcactcgaaggagaaagtcacaaaaatgacattcattaaagggtaaaatatccctagtacctttggtttaaaattaaataaacaaacaaaaataaataaaaataaataaaataaaaataaataaaatgaaaaaaaattaatttttttatagtttcagattatgtgtttttagattcgaaatttttataattttttttttgaaactttttttcgaatttttttttattttttttcaaatttttttttataatttaaaaatactttttgaaactgtttttaaattttttattttttattttagtatttattttttataaaattttaaaccctaattccaaaaccccacccccttaactctaaaccctaaggtttggattaattaacccaaggggtataagtgtatatttgcctctttaatgaaatctatttttgtgattttgagtattgagtgctactttgggaacaaaaacttggtttggtgctatcctaatCTTTTTCTCAAGAAAAAACCTGGAAAGTGAGAGAAGCGAGAGGCTGTCCTCGACGGAGAGAGTACTTAGCATTAGGTAGAGATGCATGAATTAAACATGCCAACGATTCGAACATATTAAGACTCAGTGAGTCACCAACCATCATTATCTTCTTCCCTCTCATTCTCCTCAAAAAGTTCACCCCATCAAATCTGCTAATTTATCCAATGAGAGAAAATGCGTTACAAACTTCACTGACGTTTGTTTCATTTTCACTACACGTATTTTTAGCTAATACTTATTTCACCTGACGACTGCAAAccaatatattatatagatttttGCGTATACGTTTATTTGTAATGTGTACTTTTTTTGCTTTTCAAATGAACTCATAATCTATACCATCTTAAACAATACTCATTTGTCAGTTCTGAACGTAAACAAGAGCAAACGTTTGTCTTTACATATTACAAAGCTATACAAATTAAGACAGAATGTGTTATACTTAAAACGCAAACACAAAACCTAGCGTTTAAAACAATCGAAACCTGAGTTTTCCTTTCaactaattaaaaacaaaaactgtaGTTAAATACATGTGCAAAGTACCTTGGTAGAGAACATGAGAAAGGTTGCCATAGGAAGTGTTGATAGTAAGTGTCGGGTCGACCCGCTTTCTGGCAATTGAATTCAGGGTCGAGGAAGGGACAAGAAAAAGGACTATAGAGAGGATATGAAGAATCATAGATCCATTTGCCTCTAAACCAATTGCATGACCTCTCTCCGGTTAAAATGGTTGTGTTGTTTTGTCCCAAGAAATGTTTTTTAGGTTGTGCTAATAATAGTTCGGGGAGTGAAGAGAGAAGTATGAGAAACAGAGAGGCTAACATGGGTTGAAAACAGAGTTCCATTTTACTTTTGGGGTCACCAAGAAAGAATTATCAAAACTTATTCTCCATGCCTTAAGCTTTTTATAGATTAAAAACGTCTTTATATCTACAATGAATTTCTTCTTTCATTTTTGTGtacatatacatattttatatttatttgagtGGTAGACGATCATTATGCTTAAGATAAACTTTAAGCTTGTAAAAGTGGTGTCAAATTAAATTAATCCGAAATAGATTAATTGAAACTGAACCAAACGTTTTTGCCAGCCAATTAGTTACGTTCTAGATAAATcccaaatcaaaccaaaacagtatttttagccaaaccaaaaaatcttattatataaagtttgattATTTAAAGTTGTTAAAGTTACTAATTAACATAATTGCAAtatatgtcaattaatttattaagattgtgacatgtgtcaaaaatatgttccaattttttttattaggatttaaaaagatttagaaaaataaaattattattaaatttttattgaaaagaaaattattattacattttttggaCACTAGAAGagaaaaattattacaaaaatatagtttattattcttttcaggagtttagaaaatgaaaaatactaTTACATAGtattttacaattaaatttttatggttcttttttatagtcttttaaaaatattcgatagtaaatttaatttttttttaaataaaaaaatctataaacaaagaataattgtaaaaagctatttgaaagtatttttttctttttaaaatatattttatatttttttatctttaaagatactaaagaaaAAGATTGATGAATTATAAAATCCTTCAAGtacaagaaattatttaataaaaataaaatagaaaaacaaattataaaataagtgatattcttttttaaaacctaagaaaataaaaatgtaaaagtattcttattattttcatataagtaactaactttcatttttaacagataaatgtatgctacaaaatataaaccaaaataaatattattttcacatctatatttaggtttaatctttctcatattattttcacaaaaatagtattacaagaaaaatattatatgattttcttttaatttctttaaacaactcaatttttttatcatcctTATTACAACCTATGATTCTaacataagtttttttattattatgatatttttgtCGTACATAAGTATGTGTGAATATGAGAAATATATGTTTGTATGATGAATTTCTTCTTTCATGGCTTTTCTTCCAATAACACCATTTCTACAAACTCTGTAATCATACGACTTTCTTTCTTATTCGGATGTAGCCACCATCCCCTTTGGATTCTTCGTATGAATCTTGGCCAAAGTCGTCAATGTCAGATTTAACTAACATTGCATGTCGGAATCGGATTTCGGGTTTGCTCAATTTCAAGTCACAAACTCCTCTATTCAATTTTGAAATTGCACAAACATTACTCGATTCTTACTTGGAACGATTTTGGCGTAGGTAGGCAATGACACAGCCTATATATGATTTACAATTCCATAATTGATTCTAGAGATTAGGACTGTTAAATCAGTGGTGAGTGCATTCATATCTATATGTTGTTTTTGCAacattttaccttttttatcTTAGACtaattatgatatttttaatGTACATGATCACTCAAATTTGAAGGCAATGAAATATGCAGACAAGTCTCTCAGGTGATAGAAAATTGTTGAAAAATCCAATTTTCTCAGAAGTTTAGTAAGAATATAAGACAGGTTCGGTTAACAATACATTATATAAAATCTTGAATTTAGGACAATTCGGATAGTCATAAATCTACATGAATAACATGTATTAGCTTGtttgtatttatgtttttgtgcATGTAAAAAGTGAGAtattagatgtgtattcttacATTTCTGAAACTTCTTATTAGCAAATTTATTATTCAGCTTCTTAATGATTATAGCTTCACTATAAAGCTGTgattaaaacaagaaaacaccgtcgaattattatttaatataaatactagGGGAATAGATTTTCTCTCTTGCCAacctataaaataactaaaaataaaataaaaggataAATTAGCACAATAGGTCTGAGGCTGACGATACTTTTTGTAGAGTCTTGCCATAGTCTGAACTCCtaaaaactatttgagaaaatgACTATGGTTTTCTGTTTGAGGAGATATACGGTTGAAATTGTTCCaaacttttttaatttgtaaatatatttaattagtttcCCTTCTTAATCTAACTcattaaagaaaatgaaaaaagttaATTAGGTGAGAGAAGACAAAAGTGTCTAAACTAACAAATAGTTTACTGTGATGACATATGTTTGTGTGCAATTGGTCTACATATAATATGCCTATTAAGTATTCActtttaattaaataactatgttttgttaaaaaaaaaatatttatcattttagatACTCTTTTTTGGATTTACCCCGTTCGGTGCTCTTATGGGATTTAGCATAAGAGGATATCTTCTCTTCCTTCAGTTTATGTATGACTTTGTATTCCACGTGTTGCTATAATATAATtcaatttgggaaaaaaaaagataaggaAAAGAATTGGAGTGGTCCTTCATATGGAACAAAATGGAAATGTAAAATAGACGAAACACGAAAACAATAATTACACAACCACCCCATGGGAAAGATTATACATGTACACGAGATCATGACTTTGATAAAGATGAGGAGGCTTATTCATTATGTAACCAGAGGAAGCCTTTAAAGGCTGCTTCTTATGTTTTGCTTAGACATTCTTTATATACAAAGAGAGTGCTTACTTACTTTAATTATATGTGTAAACCACTAACATTTTACAGAAGCTCCCATTCAGATTCTTCTGATGATTGATCTTCCTCAATCTGTTTCGGATTCTCGACATCTTCTGCGTACCATTGACGAGCAAGTCGCTTGTATTCTTGTTCTCTGTTTTGCTTCATTCTTGAAGATATAGCATCTCTGATCTTCTGTAGAATCAGTTTATTATAAGGCGTTATTACTTTCCGTGTGATGTTATAATAAACGCAAACGTGAAacgaagagaaagaaagagataagAACCTTGTAAGGGTTGTGTTTGTCATTCTCCTCCTTGTTAGGAAAAACACAATGCAACTCGTCTCTATCCACAATGATACAGCTTTCTTCAACTGATCTTCCACTAAGCCCTTGAAGAATCTCTGGCTTATGCTCAGAGACAGAACTCGAACTAGTTTTCATCCGATCCTCATCCTCTCTACAATCTGAATATAACAAACCATAACCAAGATCTAAGTGATTCAAAGCTTAAGATGTTTTGCATTCCATTATCAATGCAAGCAGCAGACAATGATTAAGAAACCGCCAAATGATCCTTAAGTTCCTAAGTGATGCAGAACCTATGTGTTGTGTAACTACCAAGATCCAGTTTATGAATACATAGTCCAAACAGAAACAATTAAGAAGCAGAAGCTTTACCATCAGATCCTGAAGATAAGCTTATGGGAACAGATGGTTGAATCACTGAATCTTTACTCCTAACAGAATTAGCCACTTCAGGACCGTGTTCATCTTTGGTCTTCGTCTCTGAATATTGACTTCTAACAGAATCAACCACTGTTAGACTGTGTTGATTGTCGCTTCCATTTTCACTTGACTTTACAGTTCCAACAACGTTTCTGAGACGAGTTCTATGAACCATTGATAAACTAGTTGAGTCTTTCTGTAAGTAAGGCCTGGTGACTTCTTTCTTAAACCCTTGTTTGCGACCGAGTCTTGTCCTTCTATACGGACCTCCGTAACCATGCTGCCTTGGAGAAGTACATATATCGTAGTCATCTGCGTCAAGACCACGGAGTTCCATCGCACATCCATCCTTCTTCCCCTCAGTTACATCttgttcttctcttttctttttgaaggAAGAGCAAACAGGAGCGTATTCATGTAACGTAGAAACAGGTGAGTCAACGGGACGCAAATCTTGAGCCACCTCAGAACAGAATCTCTTCACGGAGTTCCCAACCGTCTGAACTTGGTTCTCAACGTACTTAGCTGTGTCCTAAAAGACaagcaaaccaaaaaaaaaggttagaaTTGACATGGCGAGAAATTATAACAAGTGGTTAAAGCATTAACCTGGACGATGATTTCTTCAACCTCTAAGCACATTGCTTCGAACTTCTGGTAGACATTCCCAACCCATGTGATACCTTTAAAGTCCATTGTTGTTTCTCTCAATCCAAGAACTTTCTTGTGTGCGTCCTGTCACGGGGGAATAGTTCCAATTCAGAGAGATTAAAGAAAAGCATAGAGAAACATGAATGCTTTGAGACAAATAAAACAATCCAAGAGGAAGGGTAATGCATAGGTGTTTCCACTAATGATCCTAAGAGACAGTTTTTATAAGGATTCTTTCTTcttaaccaaaaatataattgtaactGCAGAAACAAGCTATTGCTCTGTAGCCACATGTTTCTATTGCTGTAAGAACCAAAACACAACCATGTCTTTTTAATAAACCCAGAGCTAGAAAAGTTCAAAACTTGTCAAACAACAAAGTTAGCAAGGAAGAAATCAAGGATCATGTGataacaacaaaaaagaaaactaagttTCTAGATCATTAAAGTAACAGCTTATACTTCTTAAGATCAAAACTAGTTCCAAAattaacaacaaacaaaaatctgAAATTGAAGTGTTTGAGAATTTAAGCTTCCTACAAAAATCTAAGGCGACAGAAGCAAACTTTTGTGAAATTCGCGACGGGCGGGGGGAGAGAAGACGTGatcagtaagaagaagaagaaccctaaAACCCAGAAAACCTCTTGTGCAATCAATcataaattgaaaacaaaagaatacTTATTATTTAGGAGTAAGATAAAGAGACAGAGAGATGGATGATCATTAACCTCAAAGCAACGTACAAGGAATCAAACCCCAACTCTGGTTTCTCACTCGATTCGATTCAGAGGTTTTTGTGCGTTAGAGAATAGAGATTTGAGCAAGTTATAGCGATGAAGCAAGCAAGCAAAACTTTTATTACAGGAAACTCCGGGTTcgggttttaacttttaacccACCCATCTGGTTTCTGGCCCCAGAGAGATTGCGttgacaatttttattttagaaacgtCTGCTTTTCAACTCAACACGTGGCACCCAACTGCGgatgggtttttgtttttgttgattCCAATTCGCTCAATTGTCAATAGCACATTTTGAAGGTTATGTCTCAAAAAGAGTACTAAAAAGAGAAAGTcataaaaataacattcattaaaaggtaaaatGTCTCTAATATccttggtttaaattaaataaacaaacaaaaataaataaaaataaaaaataaaaaataaaaataaaaaaataaaaattttatagtttcagattatatgttttcagattcgaaatttttataatttttttttaaaaaaatgtttgaattttttttttatttttttttcaaattttctttttatagtttaaaaataatttttgaaactgttttataaatttttattttttattttagtatttattttttataaaattttaaaccctaattccaaaatcccacccccttaactctaaaccctaaggtttggattaattaacccaaggggtataagtgtatatttacctctttaatgaaacctatttttgtgactttgagccttgaatgctactttgggaacaaaaacttggtttggtacTATCACAGTCTTTTTCTCTTCCAATTTCCATgccactatttttttttttccaactgaCTTTCTTAATATATAAATGCAAAAGAGGAAATAAAAGGTTTAGAAGCCTAAAGACCATCTCAGAGTTCtaaatcaaatttttaattgaaaataatcaaattaaaaaatttagatatttatttagttttaatccCTCAAATGGTAGAACGAATTAAAGgttctaagagcaagagcatcAGTGAACCCTCCTTTGGGGTTcatcttcttaattttttattattaaattttttccttttttttattttttattttaaaaaaaattgaccaatcgcgggccgccacgtgtcgtggagcccgcgctacagtgatgaactTTAGGAGAGAGGGTATCACGCAGGAGAGGCGAGACGAACCGAGTTCATCGCTTTtgctttttttaatatttttttttcctcgtaaaacgtGTGATACTCTTCTTTAAACCTCTAATGCGCATGGcctaagttttaaaaatttgtaaaagagaaagaaaagcaaTTGGATTTGATTTTATTTCCTTTAAATTACTACCCTGTCAGAAAGTGACACCTATCACTTCTACATCTATTTTTAGAACCACATCTAATCTATTTTCCCTTTTTTGGATTTAATTTTGAGCATAAAATTACTTAGAACTATAAGATAGAACCCTCCTGGAtacaccattggagatggtctaagctTTAGATACATGGCTATGCTACTATTGATCAAAGTGAATACCGTATcacagttttttttaaacacacaaaacatgTCATCTTATAGttttcaattttgttatatttcttCCGCAATCAATTCCAATTTTTCTTGAATATGAATAGTTTATATGTAGGAATACCATAAAATATTCACGATTATTAACACAACTGCAAAATGATTTGGATTTTGAACAaatttttcactctattagttttttaaaaaaacacactTTTATTTTAACTGATCAAATAAAACTGTATAATTTGGTCCAATAATACTTGCTCGAATCATGTATtagtttatcttataaataaaaataaaaatgtaatctAAATGACAACacaacaattttttaaattgatgACTAAAAACACTTTATCCTGATACTTTTCATATAATAGTCTTCTTAGGTTTTCATTTACAATATTTGAAGAAATAAGTGCTACTTTGTAATATTGTGGTGATTCA is from Brassica napus cultivar Da-Ae chromosome A4, Da-Ae, whole genome shotgun sequence and encodes:
- the BNAA04G28730D gene encoding uncharacterized protein BNAA04G28730D is translated as MDFKGITWVGNVYQKFEAMCLEVEEIIVQDTAKYVENQVQTVGNSVKRFCSEVAQDLRPVDSPVSTLHEYAPVCSSFKKKREEQDVTEGKKDGCAMELRGLDADDYDICTSPRQHGYGGPYRRTRLGRKQGFKKEVTRPYLQKDSTSLSMVHRTRLRNVVGTVKSSENGSDNQHSLTVVDSVRSQYSETKTKDEHGPEVANSVRSKDSVIQPSVPISLSSGSDDCREDEDRMKTSSSSVSEHKPEILQGLSGRSVEESCIIVDRDELHCVFPNKEENDKHNPYKKIRDAISSRMKQNREQEYKRLARQWYAEDVENPKQIEEDQSSEESEWELL